In a genomic window of Impatiens glandulifera unplaced genomic scaffold, dImpGla2.1, whole genome shotgun sequence:
- the LOC124917646 gene encoding uncharacterized protein LOC124917646 — MGYGRFGPVLAMGIVLMIIVSIPVSAQRPTPSQCSRERQQGIDNCKEMIFGKPPSAACCRVIRTGHYECACPAIDAKLAALLDVKKVSKILRDCGRAVPRRFKCGSLYFP, encoded by the exons ATGGGCTATGGCCGGTTCGGACCAGTTCTAGCCATGGGCATAGTTTTGATGATAATTGTATCGATCCCGGTCTCAGCTCAGCGCCCAACTCCAAGTCAGTGCTCTCGTGAGAGACAACAAGGCATTGACAATTGTAAGGAAATGATTTTTGGGAAACCTCCTTCTGCCGCTTGTTGTAGGGTCATAAGAACCGGTCATTATGAATGTGCTTGCCCCGCCATCGATGCTAAGTTAGCGGCTCTTCTCGATGTCAAGAAGGTGTCGAAGATCTTAAGAGACTGTGGCCGAGCTGTTCCACGCcgattcaagtgtggaa GTTTATACTTTCCATGA
- the LOC124917641 gene encoding NAD-capped RNA hydrolase DXO1-like, whose translation MNLSEQGLDLFGEDYEDDDGQVKEEGNPDESRRSSSASSSAASSSSSSASSSNRSNSSGDSGSGSGSGSGSASGGDDGGDDEDNGEVRSNHYIEDDGKDLFGSDNEDYVKTPAVSTYPVPALPPVVRASIDHQATRGGRGRGRWQNDRGAGLLPKPSGAYSQRGGRYGYNPRYNSARQDERFVSELRLSKSEETLARKGISLQEPSELAFYSRVESGEVFFDERSLRLFNRLTANPIGVDLNQGFETFIEKKDLGSQGFGNLLAAIRNKNISLQNMHFVTFRNNLNKIMATAYIRNEPWEMGVHKRNGVVFLDVHKITEQPKSSRQERCCYWGYAFESLATDDSNRGPTAEIHHINANVEFCSVVKTKLGPHRILMGAEMDCCDSPDNGKRFYIELKTSAELDQYNEERFEREKLLKFWIQSFLAGVPYIIIGFRNDAGVLVRTERLRTKDITHRVKMKGYWQGGACLGFADEVLCWLYGTVKENENYILQFVHPFTRLELLTTNSCPEEITNHVEQL comes from the exons ATGAACTTATCCGAGCAAGGGTTAGACTTATTTGGTGAAGATTACGAAGATGATGATGGACAAGTTAAAGAAGAAGGGAACCCAGATGAGAGTCGCCGATCCTCTTCTGCTTCTTCATCAGCTgcatcttcatcatcttcatcggCGTCTTCGTCCAATCGAAGCAATAGCAGTGGAGACAGCGGAAGTGGTAGCGGTAGTGGAAGCGGAAGCGCCAGTGGTGGTGATGACGGCGGGGATGATGAGGATAATGGAGAAGTTAGGTCGAATCATTATATTGAAGACGATGGAAAAGATCTTTTTGGTTCTGATAATGAAGATTATGTCAAGACACCTGCTGTTAGTACTTACCCAGTTCCTG CTTTGCCCCCAGTAGTCCGTGCTTCTATCGATCACCAGGCTACTAGAGGGGGTCGTGGGCGTGGACGCTGGCAGAATGATAGAGGAGCAGGTCTTCTTCCTAAACCTAGCGGGGCTTATTCTCAAAGAGGGGGCAGATATGGCTATAATCCAAGATATAATAGTGCTCGGCAAGATGAAAGATTTGTTTCAGAGTTGAGGCTTTCAAAAAGTGAAGAAACACTGGCAAGGAAAGGCATATCCCTTCAAGAg CCTAGTGAACTTGCTTTCTACAGTCGAGTGGAAAGTGGGGAAGTTTTTTTTGATGAGCGCAGCCTG AGGCTCTTTAATCGACTTACAGCAAATCCCATTGGAGTAGACTTGAATCAAGGCTTTGAAACTTTTATTGAGAAGAAAG ATTTGGGATCTCAAGGATTTGGCAACCTTCTTGCTGCCATTAGGAACAAGAATATCTCACTTCAGAACATGCACTTTGTG ACTTTCCGAAATAACCTCAACAAG ATAATGGCTACTGCTTATATCAGGAACGAGCCTTGGGAAATGGGTGTTCACAAAAGAAATGGAGTTGTGTTTTTGGATGTGCATAAAATTACAGAGCAGCCAAAAAGTTCGCGTCAGGAACGATG TTGCTACTGGGGATATGCTTTTGAATCCCTTGCCACAGATGATTCTAATAGAGGGCCTACCGCAGAAATACATCATATCAACGCCAATGTTGAGTTTTGTTCTGTTGTTAAGACCAAATTAGGACCTCATCGCATCCTAATGGGCGCTGAAATGGATTGTTGTGATTCACCTGATAATGGAAAAAGATTTTATATTGAACTTAAGACGAGCGCTGAG TTGGATCAATATAATGAGGAAagatttgagagagagaaattgCTTAAGTTCTGG ATTCAATCATTCTTAGCCGGAGTACCTTACATTATTATTGGATTTAG GAACGATGCAGGCGTGCTTGTGCGAACAGAAAGACTTAGAACCAAAGACATCACTCATAGAGTGAAGATGAAGGGATATTGGCAG GGTGGAGCTTGCCTAGGTTTTGCTGATGAAGTTCTGTGCTGGCTGTATGGAACTGTTAAAGAGA ATGAAAACTACATTTTGCAGTTTGTCCATCCATTCACCCGCTTAGAACTCCTAACAACAAATTCATGTCCAGAGGAAATCACCAATCATGTCGAGCAATTATAG